In Alkalihalobacillus sp. FSL W8-0930, a single window of DNA contains:
- a CDS encoding sugar ABC transporter permease: MKTKMKTHSKPGVSLQKKSFWTIFKQQKILYLMSLPFVAWVFVFNYLPLGGWVMAFQNYRPGLGFFEQEWVGFQQFIELFQDERFYLVLRNTIVMSVMGLTVGFTVPIMFAVLLNEIRLKAFKRTVQTVSYLPHFVSWVIVAGIVTKMLSVDGGVINDLLVAVGLLDQPVQFMTKGEYFWVIVTLADLWKEMGWNSIIFLAAIAGIDPQLYEAAKVDGASRFRQIWHITLTGIRPTILVVLILSIGNLITIGFEKQFLLGNPTVVNFSEVLELYALNYGIGLGRFSYGTAIGIFNSLVSIMLLFIANGIFKRYANQSVM, from the coding sequence ATGAAAACAAAAATGAAAACGCATTCAAAACCAGGCGTTTCTTTGCAGAAAAAAAGTTTCTGGACTATATTCAAGCAACAAAAAATCCTTTATTTAATGTCGCTTCCGTTTGTCGCTTGGGTGTTTGTTTTTAATTACCTACCTCTTGGAGGCTGGGTGATGGCATTCCAAAATTACCGACCGGGTCTTGGTTTTTTTGAACAAGAATGGGTAGGCTTTCAGCAATTTATCGAACTCTTTCAAGATGAACGATTTTATCTTGTGTTACGAAACACTATAGTAATGAGCGTTATGGGTTTAACTGTAGGATTTACCGTTCCCATTATGTTTGCGGTACTCCTAAATGAAATTCGGTTAAAAGCATTTAAACGTACGGTGCAAACCGTTTCTTACCTTCCCCATTTTGTGTCGTGGGTAATCGTGGCAGGTATTGTGACAAAGATGCTCTCTGTCGATGGTGGAGTTATTAATGATTTACTTGTAGCTGTTGGTCTTCTTGATCAACCCGTTCAATTTATGACGAAAGGCGAATATTTCTGGGTAATCGTTACGTTAGCTGATTTGTGGAAGGAAATGGGTTGGAACTCTATTATCTTTTTAGCAGCGATTGCCGGAATTGATCCGCAATTGTATGAAGCGGCAAAAGTAGATGGGGCCAGTCGTTTTAGACAAATTTGGCATATTACCTTAACCGGTATTCGTCCAACTATTTTAGTTGTGTTAATTCTTTCAATTGGAAACTTAATCACGATTGGGTTTGAGAAGCAATTCCTTTTGGGGAATCCAACTGTTGTTAACTTTTCTGAAGTGTTAGAGCTATATGCCTTGAATTATGGGATTGGACTTGGACGATTCTCTTATGGAACGGCCATTGGAATCTTTAATTCACTTGTAAGTATTATGCTTTTATTTATAGCCAATGGCATCTTTAAGCGTTATGCGAATCAAAGTGTCATGTAG
- a CDS encoding response regulator transcription factor — MYQVLIADDEPMIREGLCSLIPWHQYGFHVLGTAQNGKEALHMYQRLKPDVMVVDVRMPEMGGLELIHTIRQTDSTTRFIILTGHADFTYAKEALTYRVDGYLLKPLDEEELIPLLKQIQAELLQQHTLNEMLEKDFLKKKDHFLAQTLTRPEDINKDQFHEQCKQFGLLAKSYRVLLLKLHQRNESTERELKHIERTVTSNLVFSSPKVGVILLDEARDAEKHLTSYIQVKSGYAAIGEAVTDPLDLMRSYSNAKELLSYSFLFRESTCLTNDHLNKTHCAQTDKDFNLDDYVKNLSIMITLGLAASCRDLIQELTDELIERRSQPESVQKTMIHLYSLVVNRLVLHDSKKLTLIESLPFNPSIIYEQFNIYEVEDIMANRFIEIMNLVYAESKTSTVERMMELIEKQFADNLKLEGIAELLNYNAAYLGKVFREQTGEYFNTYLDKSRIKYGKMYLEQGFKVYEVSEKIGYKDVDYFHRKFKKYVGISPRVYQKQQLTLENLKQSRIQ; from the coding sequence ATGTATCAGGTTTTAATAGCAGATGATGAGCCAATGATTCGGGAGGGGTTATGTTCATTAATACCTTGGCATCAATATGGATTTCATGTTTTGGGGACCGCGCAAAATGGGAAAGAAGCACTTCACATGTATCAGCGATTGAAACCGGATGTCATGGTTGTAGATGTTCGGATGCCGGAGATGGGCGGGTTAGAATTAATTCATACGATCAGACAAACGGACTCTACCACACGATTTATTATCTTAACGGGTCACGCTGACTTTACGTATGCAAAGGAAGCATTGACTTATAGAGTTGACGGGTACTTATTAAAACCGTTAGATGAGGAAGAGCTCATTCCGTTGCTTAAGCAAATACAAGCAGAGCTGCTTCAACAACATACGTTAAACGAGATGTTAGAAAAAGACTTTCTGAAAAAGAAAGATCATTTCCTTGCACAAACTCTCACGCGTCCCGAAGACATAAATAAGGATCAATTCCATGAGCAATGTAAGCAGTTTGGTTTGTTGGCTAAAAGCTACCGTGTTTTACTTCTTAAACTGCACCAACGGAACGAATCTACCGAAAGAGAATTAAAGCATATAGAACGAACAGTAACGAGTAATCTTGTTTTCTCAAGCCCTAAAGTAGGAGTAATACTATTAGATGAAGCAAGGGACGCGGAGAAACATCTGACCTCCTATATCCAAGTGAAATCGGGCTACGCAGCCATCGGAGAAGCTGTGACAGACCCACTTGACCTGATGCGATCATATTCAAATGCAAAGGAGTTACTTTCCTATTCATTTTTATTTAGAGAATCAACTTGTTTGACAAATGATCATTTAAATAAAACCCACTGTGCACAAACGGATAAAGATTTTAATCTAGATGATTACGTTAAAAACCTTTCCATCATGATTACACTTGGACTAGCAGCTTCATGCAGAGATCTGATCCAAGAATTAACAGATGAGTTGATAGAACGGAGATCTCAGCCAGAGAGTGTCCAAAAAACAATGATACATCTGTATTCACTGGTGGTGAACCGATTAGTGCTCCATGACTCTAAAAAGTTAACACTGATTGAATCGTTACCTTTTAACCCCTCCATCATTTATGAACAATTTAATATTTATGAGGTTGAGGATATTATGGCAAACCGATTTATCGAGATCATGAATCTAGTGTATGCGGAAAGTAAAACGAGTACAGTGGAACGAATGATGGAGTTAATTGAGAAGCAATTTGCTGATAATTTAAAACTCGAAGGAATCGCTGAATTGCTTAATTATAATGCGGCTTATTTAGGAAAGGTCTTTCGTGAACAAACAGGAGAGTACTTTAACACCTATCTTGATAAAAGTCGGATCAAGTATGGAAAAATGTATCTGGAGCAAGGATTTAAAGTCTATGAAGTATCTGAAAAAATTGGCTATAAAGATGTTGACTATTTTCACCGCAAATTCAAAAAGTATGTGGGTATTTCGCCAAGAGTGTATCAAAAACAACAGCTAACTCTCGAAAATCTAAAGCAAAGTAGGATTCAATAA
- a CDS encoding nucleoside recognition domain-containing protein: protein MLKRGLMSGLSTTWTLSKVIFPITLFITILSYTPVLHWLASLISPLMSLIGLTGEAAIPLVIGNALNLYAGIGAILSLDLTVKEVFILAIMLSFSHNLFVESAVAAKVGLRIPIILAVRVGLALVSAFVINLVWQGGGEQAVYGFGSTGATEASVAAEPSGWLAILGEGILAGVTGIAQLALIVIPLMLIVQIMREKNWLKLIANGLAPLTKLIGVDKNTSVTLASGLSIGLAYGAGVMIDAVKEDKVKKKDLYIVFIFLVACHAVVEDTLVFLILGIPVWPLLVIRLTAALVLTIAISRIWNSYDKKRSKQHEESFAH, encoded by the coding sequence ATGTTAAAAAGAGGGCTTATGTCTGGCCTGTCGACTACTTGGACATTGAGTAAGGTTATTTTTCCGATCACTTTATTTATTACAATTCTAAGTTACACACCAGTTCTCCATTGGCTTGCTTCTCTTATCTCCCCACTCATGAGCTTGATTGGACTAACTGGTGAAGCTGCCATTCCTTTAGTGATCGGGAACGCCCTCAATCTCTATGCTGGGATCGGTGCCATTCTTAGTTTAGATTTAACTGTAAAAGAAGTGTTTATTTTAGCCATTATGCTTTCATTTTCTCACAATTTATTTGTGGAATCCGCAGTAGCTGCAAAGGTTGGGTTAAGAATTCCAATCATTCTCGCCGTCAGAGTTGGGCTTGCCTTAGTGTCAGCTTTTGTTATCAATCTTGTCTGGCAAGGTGGTGGTGAACAGGCTGTCTATGGATTTGGTTCCACTGGGGCAACTGAAGCATCTGTAGCAGCTGAACCATCCGGCTGGCTTGCGATCCTGGGCGAAGGTATTCTTGCTGGTGTAACTGGAATTGCACAGCTTGCGCTCATTGTGATCCCACTTATGCTTATTGTTCAAATTATGCGCGAGAAAAATTGGCTGAAGTTGATTGCGAACGGTCTTGCTCCTCTTACTAAACTAATTGGAGTTGATAAGAACACATCTGTTACGTTAGCATCCGGTTTGTCTATCGGTCTTGCGTACGGTGCTGGTGTGATGATTGACGCGGTGAAAGAAGATAAAGTGAAGAAAAAGGACCTTTATATTGTCTTTATCTTTTTAGTCGCTTGTCATGCGGTTGTAGAGGATACATTAGTCTTTCTAATTTTAGGTATCCCTGTTTGGCCGCTTCTTGTGATTCGATTAACTGCAGCATTAGTGTTAACCATTGCGATTTCTCGTATCTGGAACTCCTACGATAAAAAAAGATCAAAGCAGCATGAAGAATCGTTTGCACATTAA
- a CDS encoding peptide MFS transporter produces the protein MSQLDKQKVIESVPQRGFFGHPKGLFTLFFTEFWERFSYYGMRAILLFYMYYEVSKGGLGLPENLALAIMSIYGSLVYMSGIIGGWLADRVFGTSKAVFYGGVFIMLGHIVLAIPGNVPLFFISMVLIVLGTGLLKPNVSSVVGDLYSETDNRRDAGFSIFYMGINLGGLISPLIVGTVGTEVDFHLGFSLAAIGMFIGLVTFLLTRKKNLGLAGTYPLNPLNPNEKKRVSVIFTIAAIIIALFVAFGLYTNILTLPVFIGLIGILGFMIPTIYFVVMYRSNKTSSKEKSRILAYIPLFLAAVMFWAIQEQGSTILASYADKRTELSIAGISLSPALFQSLNPLFVILLAPVFAWLWVKLGAKQPSIPRKFSFGLFFAGLSFLVMLIPAYLSGGTGLVSPLWLVLSYFIVVLGELCLSPVGLSATTKLAPAAFSAQTMSLWFLSNAAGQAVNAQIVQFYRIETEVVYFGVIGGLAIVLGVILYLLTPFIRKFMQGVH, from the coding sequence ATGTCACAATTGGATAAACAAAAAGTGATCGAAAGTGTACCTCAAAGAGGTTTCTTTGGTCATCCTAAAGGATTATTCACCTTATTCTTCACCGAATTTTGGGAACGGTTCTCATATTATGGAATGCGAGCTATTCTTTTATTTTATATGTATTATGAGGTTTCCAAAGGCGGTTTAGGCTTACCTGAAAATTTAGCGCTTGCGATAATGTCTATCTATGGGTCACTTGTTTATATGTCAGGGATCATCGGAGGCTGGCTAGCTGACCGGGTTTTCGGTACGTCAAAAGCTGTTTTCTACGGCGGGGTCTTTATCATGCTGGGACATATTGTACTTGCCATTCCAGGTAATGTTCCATTGTTCTTTATTTCCATGGTTTTGATTGTCCTCGGTACGGGTCTTCTTAAACCAAACGTGTCCAGTGTAGTTGGTGATCTATATAGCGAAACAGACAACCGTCGCGATGCTGGATTCAGTATTTTCTATATGGGAATTAACCTTGGTGGTCTAATTTCACCATTAATAGTTGGTACTGTCGGTACTGAAGTAGACTTTCATCTTGGGTTCTCTTTAGCAGCTATCGGGATGTTTATTGGTCTTGTTACATTTTTACTGACTCGTAAAAAGAATCTTGGGCTCGCTGGGACGTATCCACTTAATCCCTTAAATCCAAATGAGAAGAAACGTGTTAGTGTCATCTTTACTATTGCGGCTATAATTATTGCACTATTCGTAGCATTTGGTCTCTATACAAATATTCTTACGCTACCCGTTTTCATTGGACTTATTGGAATCCTCGGATTTATGATTCCGACTATTTACTTTGTTGTGATGTATCGCAGCAATAAAACATCATCAAAAGAGAAATCAAGAATTCTGGCATATATTCCATTATTCCTTGCGGCAGTGATGTTCTGGGCGATTCAGGAGCAGGGCTCAACGATACTTGCAAGCTATGCAGACAAACGAACAGAGTTAAGTATTGCTGGAATATCGCTTTCGCCAGCCCTATTCCAATCTTTAAATCCACTCTTTGTTATTTTGCTGGCACCTGTATTTGCTTGGCTATGGGTTAAGCTTGGAGCGAAACAGCCATCCATTCCAAGAAAGTTTTCATTTGGACTTTTCTTTGCAGGTCTCTCTTTTCTCGTGATGCTCATTCCAGCCTACCTATCCGGTGGAACAGGACTTGTAAGCCCACTTTGGCTTGTACTCAGCTACTTTATCGTTGTTTTAGGTGAGTTATGCTTATCTCCAGTAGGACTATCTGCCACAACAAAGCTTGCACCAGCTGCATTCTCTGCTCAAACAATGAGCCTATGGTTTCTATCAAACGCGGCAGGACAAGCAGTAAATGCACAAATTGTTCAGTTCTATCGCATTGAAACAGAGGTTGTTTATTTTGGGGTCATTGGGGGCCTAGCCATTGTGCTTGGTGTTATCCTTTATCTTCTTACTCCATTTATTCGTAAATTCATGCAAGGTGTACATTAA
- a CDS encoding antibiotic biosynthesis monooxygenase family protein: MNELHVPSERKAMLTERFGKSAENMKRVPGCLEFLFLDNEKDDGKQVVFTKWESKKDYENWLESDAFKRAHQQKGSSDKPAAPSNELQAYTVAHSSHSENES; encoded by the coding sequence ATGAATGAGCTACATGTCCCAAGTGAACGAAAAGCGATGCTGACAGAACGATTTGGTAAGTCTGCAGAAAATATGAAGCGTGTACCAGGGTGTTTGGAATTTCTGTTCTTAGACAATGAAAAGGATGATGGAAAACAAGTAGTCTTTACAAAATGGGAATCAAAAAAAGACTACGAAAATTGGCTAGAGAGTGACGCATTTAAACGAGCCCATCAGCAAAAGGGAAGTAGCGACAAGCCTGCTGCACCTTCAAATGAACTACAAGCCTATACGGTGGCTCACTCAAGTCATTCTGAAAATGAATCATGA
- the rlmN gene encoding 23S rRNA (adenine(2503)-C(2))-methyltransferase RlmN — MNKPSIYGLTLDQLTAWLLEHGHKKFRASQVWDWLYRKRVTQFSEMNNVNKECIDVLEENFSIQTLTEHVRQESKDGTIKFLFRLQDGNLIETVLMRHKYGLSVCVTTQVGCNIGCSFCASGLLTKNRDLTSGEIVEQIMNVQLHLDTKGQDERVSHIVVMGIGEPFDNFQNTVDFLEVVKDHKGLAIGARHITVSTSGLANKIYEFADLKLQVNLAVSLHAPNNELRTKIMKINKAFPIEKLMDSIDYYLEKTNRRVTYEYILIRDVNDHKAEALQLAELIGDKRHLSYVNLIPYNPVDEHGDYQRSTPEAISEFFDTLKKKGINCGVRLEQGADIDAACGQLRSKQEKKKEKVK; from the coding sequence ATGAATAAACCATCCATCTATGGATTAACATTAGATCAATTAACGGCTTGGTTACTGGAACATGGTCACAAGAAATTCCGTGCGTCTCAAGTGTGGGATTGGTTATACAGAAAGCGTGTCACTCAATTTTCTGAGATGAACAATGTCAATAAAGAGTGTATTGATGTTCTTGAAGAGAACTTCTCCATCCAAACACTTACAGAACACGTGCGTCAAGAATCCAAAGACGGCACAATCAAGTTCTTATTCCGTTTACAGGACGGAAATTTAATTGAAACAGTCTTAATGAGACACAAATACGGTCTGTCTGTTTGTGTAACAACTCAAGTAGGCTGTAACATTGGATGTAGCTTCTGTGCAAGTGGACTTCTAACGAAAAACCGTGATTTAACAAGTGGGGAAATCGTAGAACAAATTATGAATGTACAGCTGCACCTTGATACGAAAGGGCAGGATGAACGTGTAAGCCATATCGTTGTAATGGGAATTGGTGAGCCATTCGATAACTTCCAAAACACGGTAGACTTCCTTGAAGTAGTAAAAGACCATAAAGGACTTGCGATCGGTGCTCGTCACATTACGGTTTCAACTAGTGGACTTGCAAACAAGATTTATGAATTTGCAGATCTTAAACTTCAAGTGAATTTAGCTGTATCACTTCATGCACCGAACAATGAACTACGTACAAAAATCATGAAGATCAATAAAGCCTTCCCAATTGAGAAGCTTATGGATTCGATTGATTACTACCTTGAAAAAACAAATCGTCGCGTCACCTATGAGTATATCTTAATTCGTGATGTGAACGACCATAAAGCAGAGGCTCTTCAATTAGCTGAGTTGATTGGTGATAAGCGTCACCTGTCCTATGTGAATTTGATTCCTTACAACCCAGTAGATGAGCATGGAGATTATCAACGCAGTACTCCAGAAGCGATCTCTGAATTCTTTGATACATTAAAGAAAAAAGGAATCAACTGTGGTGTTCGTCTTGAACAAGGGGCAGATATTGACGCTGCATGTGGTCAGTTAAGAAGTAAGCAAGAAAAGAAAAAAGAAAAAGTAAAGTAA
- a CDS encoding sensor histidine kinase, translating into MLRTRFLNWMNHLKLREKLMLTFIVVVLIPITLVGVLLTQELRSIALDDMMEQSKSNSERVKERTYELLKIPTFISNSLELDRELEELVTTNYTSTFDVFSRYYQYQNFQSYLYTQREIKSVRFYYDNPTLINNWEFIPVDQKIRNEEWYQQVEADVGYNRWRLLPDETNNEQIFLSLVKRINFIEDQTFGVVVITIEPSQLDAILKQESLLTFLTDEEGQVISSNQPEYKGVSLTEQVDRELLWSPGTYELSLNGEPAQVTVDLLNPMMSQSDLSIVTVTLNNQVIKRANRLGLTGIFITCIGVTLAVILITIFSKMLSNRLSNLSRKIERVAAGDLTTKVNIDGTDEIGQLSNQFNEMVDNLRGMIDQVIETNRQKNQIEVNQNEMKFKMLASQINPHFLFNTLESIRMKAHIEGEKEIANVVKQLGQIIRKSLDTQGKPVPLKDEMELVRTYLDIQTFRYGDRLNYQLNIAPDTKEMLIQPLTIQPIVENAVYHGLEAKDTGGEVIISSYLEHNRVILSVLDNGVGITDERLKQIDAMLEEKETNGQNRIGLRNVHQRLKLMYGADAGLNISSQEGKGTHIQFSIPWEGK; encoded by the coding sequence TTGCTACGAACGAGGTTTCTCAACTGGATGAATCATCTGAAGTTAAGAGAGAAACTCATGCTAACCTTTATCGTTGTTGTCTTGATCCCCATAACATTGGTTGGGGTCTTATTAACGCAAGAACTGCGCTCCATTGCCTTAGACGATATGATGGAGCAATCAAAGTCAAACTCAGAGCGTGTAAAAGAACGAACCTACGAGCTACTAAAAATCCCGACCTTTATCTCAAATAGTCTTGAGCTTGATAGGGAATTAGAAGAGCTTGTCACAACAAACTACACATCAACGTTTGATGTATTTTCTCGTTATTATCAGTATCAGAATTTTCAATCATACCTTTATACTCAACGTGAAATTAAATCAGTCCGGTTTTATTATGACAATCCAACATTAATTAATAACTGGGAGTTCATTCCTGTAGATCAGAAAATTCGTAATGAAGAGTGGTACCAGCAAGTAGAAGCGGATGTTGGATACAATCGATGGAGACTATTACCTGATGAAACAAATAACGAACAAATTTTTTTAAGTCTAGTCAAACGAATTAACTTTATAGAGGATCAAACATTTGGAGTTGTTGTCATTACCATTGAACCAAGTCAGTTGGATGCGATTTTAAAGCAGGAATCCTTGCTGACGTTTCTAACAGATGAAGAAGGTCAGGTGATCTCATCAAATCAGCCTGAATATAAGGGGGTTTCATTAACGGAGCAAGTTGATCGTGAGTTACTATGGTCGCCTGGTACCTATGAACTCTCTTTAAATGGTGAGCCTGCCCAAGTAACTGTGGACTTGCTTAATCCAATGATGAGCCAAAGTGATTTATCAATTGTAACCGTTACATTAAACAATCAAGTCATTAAACGAGCGAACCGCCTGGGGTTAACAGGTATCTTCATTACATGTATTGGTGTGACATTGGCTGTTATTCTCATTACAATCTTTTCAAAAATGTTATCAAATAGACTATCGAATTTAAGTCGAAAAATTGAAAGAGTTGCAGCAGGAGATTTAACAACAAAAGTTAATATTGATGGGACGGACGAAATTGGTCAGCTTTCCAATCAATTTAATGAAATGGTTGATAATTTAAGAGGAATGATTGATCAGGTAATTGAAACCAATCGACAAAAAAATCAAATTGAAGTCAATCAAAATGAAATGAAATTTAAAATGCTAGCTAGTCAGATCAATCCTCACTTTTTATTTAATACGCTTGAATCGATTCGGATGAAAGCACATATAGAAGGAGAGAAAGAGATTGCAAATGTAGTGAAGCAGCTTGGGCAAATTATACGTAAAAGTCTTGATACACAAGGAAAGCCTGTCCCATTGAAAGATGAAATGGAGCTTGTTCGGACGTATCTCGATATTCAGACTTTTCGTTATGGCGATCGACTTAACTACCAGTTAAATATAGCTCCTGACACAAAAGAGATGCTCATCCAGCCATTAACCATACAGCCTATCGTCGAAAATGCTGTGTATCATGGTCTAGAAGCCAAGGATACCGGAGGGGAAGTTATTATTTCATCTTATCTTGAACATAATCGAGTGATTCTTTCAGTCCTTGACAATGGAGTCGGAATAACTGATGAACGATTAAAGCAGATTGACGCAATGCTTGAAGAAAAGGAAACGAATGGACAAAACAGGATCGGATTGAGGAACGTACATCAACGTTTGAAACTTATGTATGGCGCGGATGCAGGACTCAATATTAGCAGTCAGGAAGGGAAGGGGACACATATCCAATTTAGTATACCTTGGGAGGGGAAATGA